The genomic DNA GTCGCGGGGCAGACGCTCACCGCGACGGCCGTCCGCCGCACCCGCACCGGTCGCTCCGGCCTCTACGACGTGACGGTCGTGGACGAGCAGGGCGACGCGGTCGCCGAGTTCCGCGGCCGCTCCCGCACCACCTCCCAGACCTTCTGATCCGCCGTTCCGAGGAGTCCCCGTGTCGACGATGACCGCCCCCGCCTCCGCCCTCCGCCCGCCGACGACCGACGAGCTCGACCCCGAGGAGCGGATGAGCCGCGCCGAGATCGAGCGCCTGCAGCTCGAGCGCCTCCGGTGGACCGTGCAGCACGCCTATCGCAACGTTCCGCTCTACACGCGGAAGTTCGACGAGGCGGGCGTGCATCCCGACGACATCCGCACGCTCGACGACGTGCACCGGCTGCCCTTCACCACTAAGGACGACCTGCGCGAGACGTACCCGTTCGGGATGTTCGCGGTGCCGATGGCCGACGTCGCCCGCATCCACGCGTCCAGCGGCACCACGGGCCGCCCGACCGTCGTCGGCTACACGCGCGGCGACCTCGACCGCTGGGGGACGCTGGTGGCCCGGTCGCTCCGCGCCAGCGGCATCCGGCGCGGCATGAAGGTGCACAACGCCTACGGGTACGGCCTGTTCACGGGTGGGCTCGGGGCGCATGCCGGCATCGAAGCCCTGGGCGCCACCGTGATCCCGATGTCGGGCGGACAGACCGCCCGGCAGGTGCAGCTCATCCGCGACTTCGAGCCGGACGCGATCCTGTGCACCCCGAGCTACCTCCTCACGATCGCCGACGCGATGGCCGCGCAGGGCATCGACCCGCGGTCCACCTCGCTCCAGGTCGCGGTGCTCGGCGCGGAGCCCTGGACCAACGAGATGCGGCACGAGCTGGAGCAGCGGCTCGGCATCGACGCCCTCGACATCTTC from Microbacterium paraoxydans includes the following:
- the paaK gene encoding phenylacetate--CoA ligase PaaK, with protein sequence MTAPASALRPPTTDELDPEERMSRAEIERLQLERLRWTVQHAYRNVPLYTRKFDEAGVHPDDIRTLDDVHRLPFTTKDDLRETYPFGMFAVPMADVARIHASSGTTGRPTVVGYTRGDLDRWGTLVARSLRASGIRRGMKVHNAYGYGLFTGGLGAHAGIEALGATVIPMSGGQTARQVQLIRDFEPDAILCTPSYLLTIADAMAAQGIDPRSTSLQVAVLGAEPWTNEMRHELEQRLGIDALDIFGLSEVMGPGVGNECLETKDGPHLWEDHFLPEVIDGDSLQALPDGERGELVFTSLTKEAFPVIRYRTRDITRLLPGTARPGMRRMEKVTGRNDDMIILRGVNLFPTQIEELVLGIEQLTPHFILELTKEGRMDALTVRIERHPDLSVETCEAAAQVLVQRIKVFIGSSVAVRLEEPGALPRSEGKYKRVYDLR